One stretch of Arachis hypogaea cultivar Tifrunner chromosome 20, arahy.Tifrunner.gnm2.J5K5, whole genome shotgun sequence DNA includes these proteins:
- the LOC112786522 gene encoding glutathione transferase GST 23-like, whose amino-acid sequence MLLKYNPVYKKVPVLVHQGKPLAESLLILEYIDETWKQKPLLPHSPYEWAQARFWSKFVDDKVRELQVYAKLPTVVAAFSKVGEEQQKAAEEPRENLKRLEVGLEGKRFFGGDNIGFADIAMASMLDWNS is encoded by the exons ATGCTCCTTAAATACAACCCTGTCTACAAAAAGGTACCTGTTCTTGTGCACCAGGGTAAGCCCCTTGCTGAATCACTGCTCATTCTTGAGTATATTGATGAGACTTGGAAGCAAAAACCTCTTCTTCCACATTCTCCTTATGAATGGGCCCAGGCAAGATTCTGGTCCAAATTCGTTGATGACAAGGTAAGAGAGTTGCA AGTGTATGCCAAGTTGCCAACGGTTGTGGCAGCGTTTTCCAAAGTAGGAGAAGAGCAACAGAAGGCAGCAGAAGAACCTCGAGAGAATCTGAAGAGGCTTGAGGTTGGACTTGAGGGAAAACGCTTCTTTGGAGGTGATAACATTGGCTTTGCGGATATTGCTATGGCTTCCATGCTGGATTGGAATAGCTGA
- the LOC112783051 gene encoding E3 ubiquitin-protein ligase RGLG2: MGGKNSKQDNHWRQSSYGRSSSSSSSWNSYPQPAYGQGGHAYEPQPTPYPTAQPYYAPPPPTTQNYGYEQSYTSSEVTRPDNRRKLERKYSRIADNYNSIDEVTEALARAGLESSNLILGIDFTKSNEWTGKNSFNRKSLHHIGNVPNPYEQAISILGKTLAAFDEDNLIPCFGFGDASTHDQDVFSFYPDDRFCNGFEEVLSRYREIVPHIRLAGPTSFAPVVEMATTIVEQSGGQYHVLVIIADGQVTRSVDTEGGRLSPQEQKTVDAIVEASKYPLSIILVGVGDGPWDMMREFDDNIPARDFDNFQFVNFTEIMSKNIPPSRKEAAFALAALMEIPSQYKAAIELNLLGTRKANAPQRVALPPPMHGSASLGASKPYGSASFGTSKPHAANFEPSVPTYPSDSSLSGTTHPAPTPNYDNLLCPICLNNAKDLAFGCGHQTCCECGQDLETCPICRSIIHTRIKLY; encoded by the exons ATGGGGGGAAAAAATTCTAAGCAGGACAATCATTGGAGGCAGAGTTCATATGGCCGTTCAAGTTCCTCTTCGTCTTCCTGGAATTCATATCCTCAGCCAGCTTATGGTCAGGGGGGTCATGCCTATGAGCCACAACCAACTCCTTATCCCACGGCGCAACCCTATTATGCTCCTCCTCCTCCTACTACTCAAAACTATGGCTATGAACAATCTTATACTAGCAGCGAAGTCACCCGCCCCGATAATAGAAGGAAGTTAGAGAGGAAGTATTCGAGAATTGCTGATAATTACAATTCCATAGATGAG GTGACTGAGGCTCTTGCACGGGCAGGCCTTGAGTCTTCCAATCTTATTCTTGGTATCGATTTTACTAAGAGCAATGAATGGACAG GAAAGAATTCATTTAATCGAAAAAGCTTGCATCACATTGGGAATGTTCCAAATCCTTATGAACAAGCAATATCTATTCTTGGGAAAACATTGGCTGCATTTGATGAGGATAACTTGATTCCTTGTTTTGGATTTGGAGATG CATCAACACATGATCAAGATGTCTTCAGCTTCTATCCAGATGACAGGTTTTGCAATGGTTTTGAGGAAGTGTTGAGTCGGTACAGGGAAATTGTTCCACATATTCGACTTGCAG GTCCCACTTCGTTTGCACCAGTTGTTGAAATGGCCACGACAATCGTTGAGCAGAGTGGAGGCCAGTACCATGTTTTGGTTATAATTGCAGATGGCCAG GTTACAAGAAGTGTTGACACTGAAGGTGGGAGACTAAGTCCACAGGAACAGAAGACTGTAGATGCCATTGTTGAGGCAAG TAAATATCCTCTTTCAATCATATTGGTTGGCGTTGGAGATGGACCTTGGGACATGATGAGAGAGTTTGATGACAATATTCCAGCTCGGGACTTCGATAATTTTCAG TTTGTGAATTTCACAGAGATTATGTCAAAGAACATTCCTCCTTCACGAAAAGAGGCCGCATTTGCTCTTGCAGCATTGATGGAAATTCCTTCTCAGTATAAGGCAGCTATAGAGCTTAATCTACTTGG CACTCGGAAAGCCAATGCTCCACAGAGAGTTGCCCTTCCACCACCCATGCATGGTTCAGCATCTCTTGGTGCTTCAAAACCTTACGGGTCAGCATCTTTTGGCACTTCAAAACCTCATGCTGCTAATTTTGAGCCAAGTGTTCCCACTTATCCGAGTGACAGCAGCCTATCTGGCACGACTCATCCGGCCCCAACTCCGAATTATGACAATCtg CTTTGCCCCATATGTTTGAACAATGCAAAAGACCTGGCCTTTGGATGTGGTCATCAG ACGTGTTGCGAATGTGGACAAGATCTTGAGACGTGCCCCATCTGCAGGAGCATCATTCACACCAGAATTAAGCTTTATTAG
- the LOC112783053 gene encoding replication protein A 70 kDa DNA-binding subunit C isoform X1, with protein MAYFTVVSNHGSYRATSHEFKLVFLHRTTVVAVDEDVIPKTCFNMFPFSDLLNTTEDYDFLVDVIGLLTSVGEEKEYAKEGKIVKMIVLELTSKDLTLRCALFGDYVNQVNHFLASGYVEQPVVVIQLAKVKFFRGQVGLQNVMYATQMLFNPDLPEVVDFRQRMIEQGVNGTQPLFIANEGKVVSLEDDFMRLTRKCTIEELQDKNQEGSFYHFWYNPRYC; from the exons ATGGCATACTTTACTGTTGTTTCAAATCATGGTAGTTATAGAGCAACTTCTCATGAATTCAAATTGGTTTTCCTTCACCGAACCACTGTTGTAGCTGTTGATGAAGATGTTATCCCTAAGACTTGTTTCAACATGTTTCCTTTTTCTGATTTGCTGAATACGACCGAAGATTATGATTTTTTAGTTG ATGTTATTGGTCTTTTAACTTCAGTGGGAGAAGAGAAAGAATATGCAAAAGAGGgcaaaattgtgaaaatgattgtGCTGGAATTAACTTCCAAAGA TCTTACCTTGCGATGTGCATTGTTTGGGGATTATGTTAATCAAGTAAATCATTTCCTTGCGTCTGGCTATGTGGAGCAGCCTGTTGTAGTCATTCAACTTGCAAAAGTCAAGTTCTTTAGGG GTCAAGTAGGCCTTCAAAATGTGATGTATGCCACTCAAATGTTATTTAATCCTGATCTTCCTGAGGTTGTTGATTTCAGGCAGAG gatgATTGAGCAAGGGGTGAATGGTACTCAGCCACTGTTTATTGCAAATGAGGGTAAAGTTGTGTCCTTGGAAGATGATTTCATGCGTTTAACTAGAAAATGCACCATTGAAGAGCTTCAAGATAAGAATCAG GAGGGTTCTTTTTATCATTTTTGGTACAATCCAAGGTATTGTTGA
- the LOC112783053 gene encoding uncharacterized protein isoform X2, producing MFPFSDLLNTTEDYDFLVDVIGLLTSVGEEKEYAKEGKIVKMIVLELTSKDLTLRCALFGDYVNQVNHFLASGYVEQPVVVIQLAKVKFFRGQVGLQNVMYATQMLFNPDLPEVVDFRQRMIEQGVNGTQPLFIANEGKVVSLEDDFMRLTRKCTIEELQDKNQEGSFYHFWYNPRYC from the exons ATGTTTCCTTTTTCTGATTTGCTGAATACGACCGAAGATTATGATTTTTTAGTTG ATGTTATTGGTCTTTTAACTTCAGTGGGAGAAGAGAAAGAATATGCAAAAGAGGgcaaaattgtgaaaatgattgtGCTGGAATTAACTTCCAAAGA TCTTACCTTGCGATGTGCATTGTTTGGGGATTATGTTAATCAAGTAAATCATTTCCTTGCGTCTGGCTATGTGGAGCAGCCTGTTGTAGTCATTCAACTTGCAAAAGTCAAGTTCTTTAGGG GTCAAGTAGGCCTTCAAAATGTGATGTATGCCACTCAAATGTTATTTAATCCTGATCTTCCTGAGGTTGTTGATTTCAGGCAGAG gatgATTGAGCAAGGGGTGAATGGTACTCAGCCACTGTTTATTGCAAATGAGGGTAAAGTTGTGTCCTTGGAAGATGATTTCATGCGTTTAACTAGAAAATGCACCATTGAAGAGCTTCAAGATAAGAATCAG GAGGGTTCTTTTTATCATTTTTGGTACAATCCAAGGTATTGTTGA